The DNA region GAGCATGTGAAAATGAAGGCTGAGTGGTCAGATCCACTAGTGGCATACAAAGGGACCAAACAGAAATGCTCATGATCTGTGTGGAGCTCAGCTGGCTCCGTGTTAACATGACAAACTTTAGCTCCCAGGGTGAACTTTACTTAGAAAGGCGAAGCTCAACTGAATGCATGCAGCAATTTCAAATTCCAGCGCGGTCTATAATTACATCAATGTGGTAATTATGTTTCAAATATagatgtttgcacacacacagaggttttGTGTGTGCAGCGTGGACAGTCTCAGGACTTTATCCCAAAGTGacgtttgttttctttgtttttagacGCTCGGGGCTCACGCTTTACTCGCCGTATACGTTTCACTGAGCTTGAAACGCCCAGCTGCTTTCACTGATATGATACATTCTGAAAGACGTGACGACGCACACCTTTTGAGGTCAGCCGTCTTGTTGCCCGGGGCACTGGCTGTTTCTGAGGTGGGAGGAGCACCAGCATTTTTGTCATCCTCCTCGCTGTCAGAGCCTCCGGAGGAGCTGCTGTCTGAGGCCACGAGCGGAGCCTTTCTCCCTTCTCCTGCTGGACCAGGGGAGGTACTAACATCTGCTGACAGACACATGCAGAAAAATACTGTTATTACAGTTATTGCCAACTTAAGAACCGGTGTTTCTGAGTTGGACATGAGTTTAGGAGAGGATCTGCCGACCGGAGCGGTGACGTGAGACTCACCGCTCTTCTCGTGGTTTTGTTTGGCTTGTTTATCGACATCACTGCTGCCCGTTTCCACAGGAGAGCTGCACCTGGGATCTGTCTCTGTACTGTGGGAAACCAGGAAGAGAGCACTGAGCATTGCGTTCCTATGAAAACCGTCACCAGCGCCGTCTGTAAGAAGCTCTCATGTCTGTGCAAATGGTGCTAAGCAATCTGACTGCTCACCCAGAGAAAGGCTGGAACTCAGTGAAGTTAGCCCAGCCAGTCTCCTGTGTCTCGGTTGCGCTCCCTGCTGAGCTCTCCCACCCGGGGGAGGTTTGGGATGCTGCGGTCTCTCCAGAATCCCTGAAATTTGCTGTCCAGCCAGGACCTGGAGATGACACAAAACACTTTTAAGACCCGAGAGGCTGTTTACAGGTTAGTGTGACATTTGGCTGCATTCCCATCTACCCGAATCTGACGTGTTCTGCTCAGAGTCTTCGTCCTCATCCGATTCAGATCCACGGTCCCGCTCCCGACCTCCGTTTTCCATGCTGCTCCTGGAGCTTCCCTCTGAGGTTTGAGAGACCCCGAACCTGGAACAAAGGGAAAAGCTCATTAAGTTAAAGGCTTAATGAAAGAAATCCACAGCATGCAACAAAGTGCAGTGAGGATGAAACACGGCATCAGCTTGACCTTGTTCTGGATTTAGCTTGTGTTGCATAGTTGATCTCCTTATCGTCCCAGatatcctcctcctcttcagcatCGTCAAACTGGCGTATCCTCTCTTTGCAGCAGGCTTCAAATGCAGCTGCGTTGGCCTGTAAACAATGAAAGGAGAGCTTTCAGTGGGACTGCGCTGCATGGGTTAAACATTGTAACATCATGGACACATATTTATGAAGGAGCATGTTGTGACTAATTAGCATTGATCCGGTCCTTTCACTGCACTGCTGCACCGTCACTCCTCAGTGACGGAGGCAGCAGAAACACGCAGCTCACTCCCATCATTGGACGAGTTTTAAAAGaatcacacacacttacactgtTATCATCAGCGTCTAGATTGAAGTTTATTTCGGCGATTCTGTCAAACGTAGCGCTGAGGAGGgagaacacacacagaagcaacaACACACACGTTACATAAAGCTTAGAAACTcaactctgtgtgtttgtttgggaCATTTCGATAGACTCTGCGACAGCTCGAGCAGCTGTGATACCTGGAGGGCTAAACTATCTGAACTATACAAAGACACCAAAGTTATCCTGTCGCTGTAAGCCAGCAGTCAGAAACATGCTGGCCACTGTTGCATTATACAAATGTGAAGTTTCAAATGATGCCAAAAGAATCCCTGGAAACTACAGATCGGGATGAAAACTCTCTGAACTCCTTTCCTTAGAAGACTTACTTGATGTTTTCATCATGTTCGCTAAACTCCTCGTCATTGAAGCCAAACTGATCCACAAAGCTGGCAGTCATCTGTTGGATCTGATAGTCTGAGAAAGCCTGTGAAGTTCAAGCACAACTGGTGAGCTCATACTTTTGTTCCTGGTTTCATCGTGAGTGGTGCGGCAGCGTGTTAAGATTTGCTTCTCAGCGAGGTTGTGATACCTGTTGGAGCGACAGGTCGTTGGGGAAGGGGCTCTCCATGTCATCGTCCTCACTGGACGAGTGCATATTGTGAGTGCTTACCTGCAGGACAGAGTGCAGAACAAGCTCAGTGCAACAGCATATGTCACCGCAGCGTTAGAGTATGAGGTGTGTCAGCGTATTGGAATGTACATAGGTCATGTAGGTCAAGACACTTCGGAGTTGTTGCtgctgatattttttatttattcgaTAAATCATCTCAAAGCCCAAATTTGCTGAAAAGGTTGGCTGCTCTGCTGTGGGCTGCGTGCTCCTGTCCTGATTAACTGCTGCTGCAGGACGCAGAGCTGGACTTAACGtgggggaagaagaagaagaagaggaaatgaGACTtccagcactgtgcaaaagttttaggcaggtgtgaaaaaatgctgcaaacaaagaaagtttcagaaatataaatgactgTTTATTGGCCCCTAAAttattctgcagcaggacaaccAGACCAGACAGCCAAAGTCATGAAGAACTATCCTCAACATAAAGAAGAACAACAATTACTGAAGTGATGGTCCGGCCCCCACAGAGGCCTGATCTGAACATCGAGTGTGTCTGGGActacatgaagagacagaaggatgTGAGGAAGATCTGTGCTTAGTTCTCCAAGATGTTTGGAATGAGCTACCAGCCGAGTTCCTTCAGAAACTGTGTGCACGTGTACGTAGCAGAAGGCAAAGGGTGCTCACACCAAACGTTGATGtgatttagatttctcttttgttcattcactgcattttgttgaaTGATGAGAATAAATGATTAACACTCCCAGTTTTGAAAGcatcctttgtttacagcattttctCACCTGCCTCAGACTTCTGCACAGTGCTGTACCTGCCAGGTATTTTGGTGGGAGCGACTCACCAGTTCTACTGTATTCCTCCTGTTAGTCTCTCTCAGGGTCTCGTCCACGAAGCTCTCCCAGCGTCCTCTGCAGTCCTCTGGCAgctctgcaaaaacaaacactggtcaatgattttcagttaaaatggaAGATTTAATAGTCACACTGGACAATTGTATAAATACCTCTGATGAGGTCAGAGATCTGGGTCTGTACTGGTCCTTTCTCCAGGTTCTGGACTACCATGTTGGCTATTCTAGTCAGGTGACCCATGTTGCCTCTCCTGGTACCACCATCAGCCCTGACATTCACGACACCCTTATTACCTTCAACTCAAAGCACTGAttttaagaaacaaaaaaaaacacaggaacCTACAGAAGGAAGACTCTTACTGTATTCTATCGTTCTCCTCCCAGGCATCAAGGATCCTTTGCAGCAGTCGACACTTCTGGAAGAGCTAAGAGTTTAAAACAGCAACATGTGAGCGCTGTGATTTTGTGGAAATGTTTCAGTGTCGTGTGATGAGGGCAGGACGTGCGTAACCACTTACATGTGCCACGAGCGCACCGTGGATGGAGGTCTGTGGGTCGCTCGTCCCGTCTGTTGTCGCGTCCTCCTCTTGCGCCTGAGGGCTGGATGCTGTAGCGCTCTCTTCGTGGTTCTGCAGGCCTAGGCCTGGCCGCTCCTCTGAGGAAGGATGGTTCAGGATAGAGGCAACACACAGCTCCACTTGGAAGTGCAAAAAGTTATTCCAGGAGTATTTGAAGAACAGATCCTACAGGAAGAAGACACAGGATTTCCAGTatgtacatttcattttaaacattttagcaAGTTACTgagaaaaaacatgaacaacTGATTCTGTGCCCCTTTAACACGTGCTGGTAATATTGGAGCCTTACCAGTGACCATGAACCAGTACAGCAGGGCAGGGTTATTTGAACCTGCTTTCACAGATGGGTAAAGAGTGCTTCCCAACCTTTTGACTAACGTCGTACAAATCCCATGCAATTTCCCAAAACAGTGTACAATATACAAACAGCATCTTCTAGAAAAGTTTGCCTTACCAGTAGCAGGTCCATGGTGGCCAGGTTACAGAGCTCCTGGCAGATATTGGGTGCATTGGTCTGGAGCAGGGCAGCCACCAGCCGGGCCACATGAAGGCGAGCGTTCCCCAGTGGCTGATCTAGAAGGCCAAAGGTCGTCAATATTGCACTTTTCTGAGGAAAGAGTGAAAGTAGCATATGGacattgttttttaataataataataatgtaataataataataataatgatgtatactttattgatccccgtggggagaTTACATttgacccattcactcagtgaagcagtgggcagccactaaGCAGGCGcaccggggagcagtgtgtagggacggtaccttgctcagggtaGGGTCGTTCGGTAAattcgaacccccgaccttccgatcatggggcaaccactctacccactgagctatccctgccccaaATCAAGTCAAAACTATaacatgaaatttaaaaaacagcagcGTCAGTTGTACAATACTGGAAAATGAGACCAACGCTGAAAAGTGCAGTAGCATTACAACACATGCAGCTGAGTGACTACAGTGTTCAAAGGCTCCACCTGCCAGGCTGCACCATGCTCATGCTTACACTCTGCACTACACTGCAGTCTTTACCTTGGGGGGATCCTGAAGAAGCTGCTGGAAGTCCTTTAAATGGGGCTCAATGGCATTTAAAATACTGCTGTTGACAGTGTAAGACCTTTCATAACCCTGAGAATACAGATCCATCAGCCCTTCCAACCTGACAGACACAAGCAGAGACAATCAGCATATCAGCTCAGTGACtgtgacaggttttttctaCTGTCTCGACAGAGAGGCGAGTAAAACACAAATTTACTAAAGTCAGGAAGACACCAAAATTAGCACAATTTACATCCTGAATGATTAAGAACTGGAGGGACTCACCCAGACCTCCTGGTCTCCAGTAAGGTAAGTAGCACTTGAGTTCCATTAACGATGGAGGCCTCGCTCCTCTCCCCCTCAAACATGTTCTTGAGAAGCCCTGCCACGCTCTCCTGCCTGGAACACATTTATGCACCATTAACAGGCCAGCTAGCAACAATGTTTTAGCTCCTGATGCAAAAGGAAGCATTTTCAAAAGGCACAAAgtcaaactcacacacacacacacacacacacacacacacacacacacacacacacacacacacacacacacacacacacac from Pelmatolapia mariae isolate MD_Pm_ZW linkage group LG17, Pm_UMD_F_2, whole genome shotgun sequence includes:
- the ppp6r2a gene encoding serine/threonine-protein phosphatase 6 regulatory subunit 2a isoform X1, whose amino-acid sequence is MFWKFDLHTTSHIDQLLDREDVTLRELMEEDDVLQECKAQNRRLLLFLSQDHCMQELVSLITTEPPADLEERSRFKFPNVACELLTSDVSIINDKLGGDESLLEMLYHFLEQDPPLNPLLASFFSKTIGNLIARKTEQVITFLKKKEGFIGLVLKHIDASAMMDLLLRLISCVEPAPLRQDVLHWLNEERLVQRLTELIHAGKDEERQSNASQTLCDIIRLSRDQASQMQENVEADPLLAVLESQESVAGLLKNMFEGERSEASIVNGTQVLLTLLETRRSGLEGLMDLYSQGYERSYTVNSSILNAIEPHLKDFQQLLQDPPKKSAILTTFGLLDQPLGNARLHVARLVAALLQTNAPNICQELCNLATMDLLLDLFFKYSWNNFLHFQVELCVASILNHPSSEERPGLGLQNHEESATASSPQAQEEDATTDGTSDPQTSIHGALVAHLFQKCRLLQRILDAWEENDRIQADGGTRRGNMGHLTRIANMVVQNLEKGPVQTQISDLIRELPEDCRGRWESFVDETLRETNRRNTVELVSTHNMHSSSEDDDMESPFPNDLSLQQAFSDYQIQQMTASFVDQFGFNDEEFSEHDENINATFDRIAEINFNLDADDNSANAAAFEACCKERIRQFDDAEEEEDIWDDKEINYATQAKSRTRFGVSQTSEGSSRSSMENGGRERDRGSESDEDEDSEQNTSDSGPGWTANFRDSGETAASQTSPGWESSAGSATETQETGWANFTEFQPFSGTETDPRCSSPVETGSSDVDKQAKQNHEKSADVSTSPGPAGEGRKAPLVASDSSSSGGSDSEEDDKNAGAPPTSETASAPGNKTADLKSEECPVSLEKLSLSDPPTASEQQAAEDSPVNTQTDRKEETPPPQEVSVNGPV
- the ppp6r2a gene encoding serine/threonine-protein phosphatase 6 regulatory subunit 2a isoform X2, which gives rise to MFWKFDLHTTSHIDQLLDREDVTLRELMEEDDVLQECKAQNRRLLLFLSQDHCMQELVSLITTEPPADLEERSRFKFPNVACELLTSDVSIINDKLGGDESLLEMLYHFLEQDPPLNPLLASFFSKTIGNLIARKTEQVITFLKKKEGFIGLVLKHIDASAMMDLLLRLISCVEPAPLRQDVLHWLNEERLVQRLTELIHAGKDEERQSNASQTLCDIIRLSRDQASQMQENVEADPLLAVLESQESVAGLLKNMFEGERSEASIVNGTQVLLTLLETRRSGLEGLMDLYSQGYERSYTVNSSILNAIEPHLKDFQQLLQDPPKKSAILTTFGLLDQPLGNARLHVARLVAALLQTNAPNICQELCNLATMDLLLDLFFKYSWNNFLHFQVELCVASILNHPSSEERPGLGLQNHEESATASSPQAQEEDATTDGTSDPQTSIHGALVAHLFQKCRLLQRILDAWEENDRIQADGGTRRGNMGHLTRIANMVVQNLEKGPVQTQISDLIRELPEDCRGRWESFVDETLRETNRRNTVELVSTHNMHSSSEDDDMESPFPNDLSLQQAFSDYQIQQMTASFVDQFGFNDEEFSEHDENINATFDRIAEINFNLDADDNSANAAAFEACCKERIRQFDDAEEEEDIWDDKEINYATQAKSRTRFGVSQTSEGSSRSSMENGGRERDRGSESDEDEDSEQNTSDSGPGWTANFRDSGETAASQTSPGWESSAGSATETQETGWANFTEFQPFSGTETDPRCSSPVETGSSDVDKQAKQNHEKSDVSTSPGPAGEGRKAPLVASDSSSSGGSDSEEDDKNAGAPPTSETASAPGNKTADLKSEECPVSLEKLSLSDPPTASEQQAAEDSPVNTQTDRKEETPPPQEVSVNGPV